The following coding sequences lie in one Nerophis lumbriciformis linkage group LG02, RoL_Nlum_v2.1, whole genome shotgun sequence genomic window:
- the LOC133572204 gene encoding gremlin-2-like isoform X2, with the protein MCNYERMLWTITIPVLLAGVLCITGETRRHRPHGYIPSPYKTKGNLSSVRHHRLLHQKPEVLSSSREALVVTEGRYLRRDWCKTQPLRQTISEEGCRSRTVVNRFCYGQCNSFYIPRHLGPQNRGHGSGRKGHNKAQEPFQSCSFCRPHRVTQLTVQLDCPDLQPPFRHRKVQRVKQCRCMSVEVNGHGKL; encoded by the exons atgtgcaattatgaaag AATGCTGTGGACAATAACCATCCCAGTCTTACTGGCTGGAGTGCTGTGCATCACCGGGGAGACCAGAAGGCACCGCCCCCATGGCTACATCCCGTCCCCGTACAAGACTAAAGGGAACCTGTCCTCTGTGCGCCACCACCGGCTCCTCCATCAGAAGCCTGAGGTGCTCTCCTCCAGCCGGGAGGCCTTGGTGGTGACCGAGGGTCGCTACCTCCGCAGGGACTGGTGCAAAACCCAACCCTTACGCCAGACCATCAGCGAAGAGGGCTGCCGGAGCCGCACGGTGGTCAACCGCTTCTGCTACGGCCAGTGCAACTCCTTCTACATCCCCCGGCACCTGGGTCCCCAGAATCGAGGACACGGTTCCGGAAGGAAAGGCCACAACAAAGCCCAGGAGCCCTTTCAGTCGTGCTCCTTCTGCAGACCGCACCGCGTCACGCAGCTCACCGTGCAGCTGGACTGCCCGGACCTGCAGCCGCCTTTCAGGCACCGCAAAGTGCAGCGGGTCAAACAGTGCCGCTGCATGTCGGTGGAGGTGAACGGACACGGGAAGCTGTGA
- the LOC133572204 gene encoding gremlin-2-like isoform X1, whose product MTRLDRVLHTPPSRNCAERMLWTITIPVLLAGVLCITGETRRHRPHGYIPSPYKTKGNLSSVRHHRLLHQKPEVLSSSREALVVTEGRYLRRDWCKTQPLRQTISEEGCRSRTVVNRFCYGQCNSFYIPRHLGPQNRGHGSGRKGHNKAQEPFQSCSFCRPHRVTQLTVQLDCPDLQPPFRHRKVQRVKQCRCMSVEVNGHGKL is encoded by the coding sequence AATGCTGTGGACAATAACCATCCCAGTCTTACTGGCTGGAGTGCTGTGCATCACCGGGGAGACCAGAAGGCACCGCCCCCATGGCTACATCCCGTCCCCGTACAAGACTAAAGGGAACCTGTCCTCTGTGCGCCACCACCGGCTCCTCCATCAGAAGCCTGAGGTGCTCTCCTCCAGCCGGGAGGCCTTGGTGGTGACCGAGGGTCGCTACCTCCGCAGGGACTGGTGCAAAACCCAACCCTTACGCCAGACCATCAGCGAAGAGGGCTGCCGGAGCCGCACGGTGGTCAACCGCTTCTGCTACGGCCAGTGCAACTCCTTCTACATCCCCCGGCACCTGGGTCCCCAGAATCGAGGACACGGTTCCGGAAGGAAAGGCCACAACAAAGCCCAGGAGCCCTTTCAGTCGTGCTCCTTCTGCAGACCGCACCGCGTCACGCAGCTCACCGTGCAGCTGGACTGCCCGGACCTGCAGCCGCCTTTCAGGCACCGCAAAGTGCAGCGGGTCAAACAGTGCCGCTGCATGTCGGTGGAGGTGAACGGACACGGGAAGCTGTGA